A DNA window from Linepithema humile isolate Giens D197 chromosome 6, Lhum_UNIL_v1.0, whole genome shotgun sequence contains the following coding sequences:
- the LOC105669042 gene encoding THAP domain-containing protein 2-like isoform X1, with product MPSCILETCSNRTYRKSYKQEELEKKQKITFHTFPKNTCRQKQWCEILQLPENTIKSNSVICSMHFHEESFDKSSQRYIRLKADANPYVCYMYHLGGISCNIQEYMMLSNYLLSQTSSMQRKSPIKCIEQIYIKKCTVTSEKSLSDNEYHTQSILDLQAENISTEQMDTIQNIDAFNMEMLVCEETTNKKRRSSNVIAPDAQHFTQETDAQLSPKISRATSVSPCKIYNSPSKKQLRKELRRTKEKYNLRIKTLTQKTRRMKKKIASLKNVLEAIKQKNFLEEEQLYNLRAKGR from the exons ATGCCATCGTGTATTTTGGAAACTTGTTCTAATAGAACCTACCGAAAATCATATAAACAAGAAGAACTCGAAAAAAAGCAGAAGATAACTTTTCACAC attcCCAAAAAATACGTGCAGGCAAAAACAGTGGtgtgaaatattacaattgcctgaaaatactataaaatcaaattcagTAATATGCTCAATGCATTTTCATGAAGAAAGTTTCGATAAATCGTCACAACGTTATATTAGATTAAAAGCTGATGCCAACCCATAT GTGTGTTACATGTATCATCTTGGTGGAATTTCCTGCAATATTCAGGAATATATGATGTTAAGTAactat ttactTTCACAAACATCATCAATGCAGAGGAAATCTCcaataaaatgtatagaacaaatatatataaaaaaatgtacagttACATCAGAAAAGTCATTATCTGATAATGAGTATCACACACAAAGTATTCTAGACTTGCAAGCAGAAAATATATCTACGGAACAAATGGatacaatacaaaatattgatgCTTTTAAT ATGGAAATGCTTGTATGCGAAGAaacaactaataaaaaaagaagaagcagTAATGTCATTG ctccTGATGCGCAACATTTTACGCAAGAAACTGATGCACAGTTATCTCCGAAAATATCAAGAGCTACTTCGGTATCTccatgtaaaatttataattcaccCAGCAAAAAACAGTTAAGAAAAGAATTAAGAAGAACGAAAGAAAAGTACAATCTACGAATAAAAACTCTTACACAAAAAACAAGAcgcatgaaaaaaaagatagcgtcactgaaaaatgtattggaagctataaagcaaaaaaatttcttagaaGAAGAGCAACTCTACAATTTAAGAG CAAAGGGCAGATGA
- the LOC105669042 gene encoding uncharacterized protein isoform X3, translating into MPTHMKGVLHVSSWWNFLQYSGIYDLLSQTSSMQRKSPIKCIEQIYIKKCTVTSEKSLSDNEYHTQSILDLQAENISTEQMDTIQNIDAFNMEMLVCEETTNKKRRSSNVIAPDAQHFTQETDAQLSPKISRATSVSPCKIYNSPSKKQLRKELRRTKEKYNLRIKTLTQKTRRMKKKIASLKNVLEAIKQKNFLEEEQLYNLRAKGR; encoded by the exons ATGCCAACCCATAT gaAAGGTGTGTTACATGTATCATCTTGGTGGAATTTCCTGCAATATTCAGGAATATATGAT ttactTTCACAAACATCATCAATGCAGAGGAAATCTCcaataaaatgtatagaacaaatatatataaaaaaatgtacagttACATCAGAAAAGTCATTATCTGATAATGAGTATCACACACAAAGTATTCTAGACTTGCAAGCAGAAAATATATCTACGGAACAAATGGatacaatacaaaatattgatgCTTTTAAT ATGGAAATGCTTGTATGCGAAGAaacaactaataaaaaaagaagaagcagTAATGTCATTG ctccTGATGCGCAACATTTTACGCAAGAAACTGATGCACAGTTATCTCCGAAAATATCAAGAGCTACTTCGGTATCTccatgtaaaatttataattcaccCAGCAAAAAACAGTTAAGAAAAGAATTAAGAAGAACGAAAGAAAAGTACAATCTACGAATAAAAACTCTTACACAAAAAACAAGAcgcatgaaaaaaaagatagcgtcactgaaaaatgtattggaagctataaagcaaaaaaatttcttagaaGAAGAGCAACTCTACAATTTAAGAG CAAAGGGCAGATGA
- the LOC105669042 gene encoding uncharacterized protein isoform X2, whose translation MPSCILETCSNRTYRKSYKQEELEKKQKITFHTFPKNTCRQKQWCEILQLPENTIKSNSVICSMHFHEESFDKSSQRYIRLKADANPYLLSQTSSMQRKSPIKCIEQIYIKKCTVTSEKSLSDNEYHTQSILDLQAENISTEQMDTIQNIDAFNMEMLVCEETTNKKRRSSNVIAPDAQHFTQETDAQLSPKISRATSVSPCKIYNSPSKKQLRKELRRTKEKYNLRIKTLTQKTRRMKKKIASLKNVLEAIKQKNFLEEEQLYNLRAKGR comes from the exons ATGCCATCGTGTATTTTGGAAACTTGTTCTAATAGAACCTACCGAAAATCATATAAACAAGAAGAACTCGAAAAAAAGCAGAAGATAACTTTTCACAC attcCCAAAAAATACGTGCAGGCAAAAACAGTGGtgtgaaatattacaattgcctgaaaatactataaaatcaaattcagTAATATGCTCAATGCATTTTCATGAAGAAAGTTTCGATAAATCGTCACAACGTTATATTAGATTAAAAGCTGATGCCAACCCATAT ttactTTCACAAACATCATCAATGCAGAGGAAATCTCcaataaaatgtatagaacaaatatatataaaaaaatgtacagttACATCAGAAAAGTCATTATCTGATAATGAGTATCACACACAAAGTATTCTAGACTTGCAAGCAGAAAATATATCTACGGAACAAATGGatacaatacaaaatattgatgCTTTTAAT ATGGAAATGCTTGTATGCGAAGAaacaactaataaaaaaagaagaagcagTAATGTCATTG ctccTGATGCGCAACATTTTACGCAAGAAACTGATGCACAGTTATCTCCGAAAATATCAAGAGCTACTTCGGTATCTccatgtaaaatttataattcaccCAGCAAAAAACAGTTAAGAAAAGAATTAAGAAGAACGAAAGAAAAGTACAATCTACGAATAAAAACTCTTACACAAAAAACAAGAcgcatgaaaaaaaagatagcgtcactgaaaaatgtattggaagctataaagcaaaaaaatttcttagaaGAAGAGCAACTCTACAATTTAAGAG CAAAGGGCAGATGA
- the LOC105669042 gene encoding uncharacterized protein isoform X4, giving the protein MYHLGGISCNIQEYMMLSNYLLSQTSSMQRKSPIKCIEQIYIKKCTVTSEKSLSDNEYHTQSILDLQAENISTEQMDTIQNIDAFNMEMLVCEETTNKKRRSSNVIAPDAQHFTQETDAQLSPKISRATSVSPCKIYNSPSKKQLRKELRRTKEKYNLRIKTLTQKTRRMKKKIASLKNVLEAIKQKNFLEEEQLYNLRAKGR; this is encoded by the exons ATGTATCATCTTGGTGGAATTTCCTGCAATATTCAGGAATATATGATGTTAAGTAactat ttactTTCACAAACATCATCAATGCAGAGGAAATCTCcaataaaatgtatagaacaaatatatataaaaaaatgtacagttACATCAGAAAAGTCATTATCTGATAATGAGTATCACACACAAAGTATTCTAGACTTGCAAGCAGAAAATATATCTACGGAACAAATGGatacaatacaaaatattgatgCTTTTAAT ATGGAAATGCTTGTATGCGAAGAaacaactaataaaaaaagaagaagcagTAATGTCATTG ctccTGATGCGCAACATTTTACGCAAGAAACTGATGCACAGTTATCTCCGAAAATATCAAGAGCTACTTCGGTATCTccatgtaaaatttataattcaccCAGCAAAAAACAGTTAAGAAAAGAATTAAGAAGAACGAAAGAAAAGTACAATCTACGAATAAAAACTCTTACACAAAAAACAAGAcgcatgaaaaaaaagatagcgtcactgaaaaatgtattggaagctataaagcaaaaaaatttcttagaaGAAGAGCAACTCTACAATTTAAGAG CAAAGGGCAGATGA